Proteins encoded together in one Thermophilibacter immobilis window:
- a CDS encoding helix-turn-helix transcriptional regulator, whose amino-acid sequence MRASLAQVIVRRRTDAHMTQEFVAHELGVSRQAVSKREWGASEPSTTNLIALAHFFGVEPADLLREVAV is encoded by the coding sequence TTGCGCGCCTCGCTGGCGCAGGTGATCGTGCGCCGCCGCACGGACGCCCACATGACGCAGGAGTTCGTCGCCCACGAGCTGGGGGTCAGCCGCCAGGCGGTCTCCAAGCGGGAATGGGGCGCCTCCGAGCCGTCCACCACCAATCTCATCGCGCTCGCCCATTTCTTTGGCGTGGAGCCCGCCGACCTTCTTCGTGAGGTTGCGGTATAA
- a CDS encoding helix-turn-helix domain-containing protein translates to MNVKQLRYVLATLSQGSFSAAATREGVSVQAVSKAVSELEREIGGALFERASSGVHATALGEALAARARAVVRGYDDLARFVSSGDATQRAQTRFAWASVAPGSRGPIASSR, encoded by the coding sequence TTGAACGTCAAGCAGCTCAGATACGTTCTGGCCACGCTCTCCCAGGGGAGCTTCTCCGCGGCCGCGACTCGGGAGGGCGTCTCCGTGCAGGCGGTCTCCAAGGCCGTCTCGGAGCTCGAGCGAGAGATCGGAGGCGCGCTGTTCGAGCGCGCGAGCTCGGGGGTCCACGCGACCGCGCTGGGGGAGGCCCTCGCCGCGCGCGCCCGCGCGGTCGTGAGGGGCTATGACGACCTCGCGCGCTTCGTGAGCTCCGGGGACGCGACCCAGAGGGCGCAGACCAGGTTCGCCTGGGCTTCTGTTGCCCCCGGTTCCCGGGGACCGATTGCTTCCTCGCGCTGA
- a CDS encoding nitroreductase family protein translates to MNEVIAALKSRRSSRAYTSEVPSADKIDQVVEAGLWAASAMGRQDPIIVAVTNKDLRDRLAAMNALIMGSPEGEDPFYGAPVVLVVLAPKNVSTHVYDGSLVMGSLLLAAHALGLGSCWIHRAKEEFDAPEGKAILSELGVDGDYEGIGHCILGYAADAPEPEPRREGRVFLAE, encoded by the coding sequence ATGAACGAGGTCATCGCTGCACTCAAGAGCCGTCGCAGCTCGCGCGCCTACACGTCTGAGGTCCCGAGCGCCGACAAGATCGACCAGGTCGTGGAGGCGGGCCTGTGGGCCGCGAGCGCCATGGGGCGGCAGGATCCCATCATTGTGGCCGTCACCAACAAGGACCTGCGCGACCGCCTCGCGGCCATGAACGCGCTCATCATGGGCTCGCCCGAGGGTGAGGACCCGTTCTACGGCGCCCCGGTCGTGCTCGTGGTCCTCGCACCCAAGAACGTGTCCACCCATGTCTACGACGGCAGCCTCGTGATGGGAAGCCTCCTGCTCGCCGCCCACGCCCTTGGCCTGGGGAGCTGCTGGATCCATCGCGCCAAGGAGGAGTTCGACGCGCCCGAGGGCAAGGCCATTCTCTCCGAGCTGGGCGTCGACGGTGACTACGAGGGCATCGGCCACTGTATCCTGGGCTATGCCGCAGACGCCCCCGAGCCCGAGCCGCGCCGTGAGGGGCGCGTGTTTCTCGCCGAGTAG
- a CDS encoding FeoA family protein, translating to MATLKDVRVGESCTVAALTGTGALKRRIMDMGLTKGTSVYVRKVAPLGDPIELTVRGYELSIRKDEAANVEVRDVTAGEVVA from the coding sequence ATGGCAACTCTGAAGGACGTGAGGGTGGGGGAGAGCTGCACGGTTGCCGCGCTGACGGGCACCGGTGCGCTCAAGCGCCGCATCATGGACATGGGCCTCACCAAGGGCACTAGCGTCTACGTGCGCAAGGTGGCCCCCCTGGGCGATCCCATCGAGCTTACGGTGCGCGGCTACGAGCTCTCGATTCGCAAGGACGAGGCCGCCAACGTCGAGGTCAGAGATGTTACCGCTGGCGAGGTCGTGGCCTAG
- a CDS encoding FeoA family protein, which yields MAAAATAQLPLALAGEDEIVYVARVKGDAELRQHLAELGFVEGAEVRVISSARGNVIVNVKGARLALNRTMADHVTVAL from the coding sequence ATGGCCGCAGCTGCAACGGCGCAACTTCCGCTTGCCCTGGCTGGCGAGGATGAGATCGTGTACGTTGCTCGCGTCAAGGGGGACGCCGAGCTGCGCCAGCACCTCGCCGAGCTCGGCTTCGTGGAGGGGGCCGAGGTCAGGGTGATCTCGAGCGCTCGGGGCAATGTCATCGTGAACGTCAAGGGCGCCCGCCTGGCTCTTAACCGCACGATGGCCGATCACGTGACGGTCGCGCTCTAG
- a CDS encoding ABC-2 transporter permease encodes MRALLYADWCAVRTRRSLLFLLVSLATSVLIAQGTSEVITSQNASLPIIASAASCLTMSSYFLLTVLFGADEQNSWEAYRLAALPVTPRQVVRSRYAFVALSYGALLALAVPSATICLGAAEMIRGRVPAMPLPTTDTLLALALVAGVILVLVAAQMAIVFALGMQRARVALLLPYLVFFGGSPWMGDVLAGLGAQAPGDGPIALLAMACVAAGALFYLACMHGAQALYARREL; translated from the coding sequence ATGAGGGCCCTGCTGTACGCCGACTGGTGCGCCGTCCGCACGCGACGCTCCCTGCTGTTCCTGCTTGTCAGCCTTGCCACCTCGGTCCTCATTGCCCAGGGGACCTCCGAGGTCATCACCTCGCAGAACGCCTCCCTGCCCATCATCGCTTCCGCAGCTAGCTGTCTCACGATGTCCAGCTACTTCCTATTAACCGTGCTCTTTGGTGCCGACGAGCAGAACAGCTGGGAGGCGTACCGACTCGCCGCGCTGCCCGTAACGCCACGGCAGGTGGTTCGATCCCGCTACGCGTTCGTGGCCCTCTCCTACGGCGCCCTGCTCGCCCTGGCGGTGCCGTCGGCGACGATCTGTCTTGGCGCCGCGGAGATGATACGCGGACGCGTCCCCGCCATGCCCCTGCCCACGACGGACACGCTTCTCGCGCTCGCGCTGGTGGCCGGCGTGATCCTCGTGCTCGTCGCCGCGCAGATGGCGATCGTGTTCGCACTGGGCATGCAGCGCGCCCGCGTCGCCTTGCTTCTCCCCTACCTGGTGTTCTTTGGCGGATCTCCCTGGATGGGAGACGTTCTTGCCGGTCTTGGCGCACAGGCTCCCGGAGACGGCCCGATCGCGCTGCTCGCCATGGCCTGCGTGGCCGCAGGAGCCCTCTTCTACCTCGCCTGCATGCATGGGGCCCAGGCGCTCTACGCGCGCCGCGAGCTCTAG
- a CDS encoding FtsX-like permease family protein, which yields MAGSQGQRKTALVKDFRRSIAHSKGRFASILLLMALGSFALVGLFVTGPDMRATGAAYFAAHDLADLTVISDYGLTSDDVAAIDGVTGASAIEYGSFKDVTVDGTTQAVRVMSAPADVSRLELVGGRMPETDDEIALDSNLAGTFALGDTFGVTEKADALSDATSLTRNAFTVVGYVDSPEILSFVNMGQSTAGAGSLAGYAVVDQGVFDADVYTLARLRFSDAAGLDPYSDAYRDVVQAHKDELQGLLAARPQERLDEVRASGQQEVDDAQAQLDDAQARLDDTSAQLSDASAQLDDAAAQIAAAKEELASSASAGQAQLDAAHERLASAAGQLSSARAQLDASKGQTDEGARQLADGQAELASQKAGLDGQQASFDQAAAAYEQGWESVSAGWQASQGAWAQLDAVRDQIPAQVDHWQAAVAADPTDDEATTQLAAWTQRQDQLAQLDELKASYDQLAAFAGSRDDLAQQLAQAHAAYDAAAATLSQKSSELADARVAYDAGEETYAQNYADYQDGVTAYQTALASYRQQLSAASDQILDAQSQLDAGRREYEDNLDAFNEALPDAQSQITDAAAELAAARARLERLTMPSYETDTRREAPGSQAYATYDTISQIVDSLARVFPVLLYLVAALVTLSTMTRMVDEERVNSGTLKALGYSDADIAKKFVLYGALAGGAGAALGIVAGHTLMPWIVYTAYGHAFTLPPIQLGFYPGITAIALALAAVCSVLPAFVAVKRELLARPAELLLPKPPRGGSKIFLERLTPVWRRMSFTHKVTARNLFRYKQRMLMTVLGVAGAVCMLVAGFGVQHSISKMGTRQFDELLNYDMIVARTPTATDSQLTDVDDLLESDAVAAHAPVRYESVSREGGANQDRQDITLLVPQDDAALCDYVLLNDRTSGATLALPDEGAVISERLASLLGLQVGDTLDFTATDGGARSTTVAGITEMYMGHFMFMSREAYEACYGADFSSNADLVRLCDGSTTSVEDESAHFMDLAGVRGVVQNTALEDQINTVVTSLDMIMTVLIVVATLLGIVIMYNLTNLNVSERMRELSTIKVLGFHTNEATMYIYRETIALTALGLLAGYALGVALHEYILVVVPPDEVMFNPALSAIEFAVPAAVVAAITVVLYFVVVYRLRHVDMLEALKSVE from the coding sequence ACGTCGCCGCGATCGACGGGGTGACGGGCGCCTCCGCCATCGAGTACGGCTCCTTCAAGGACGTGACCGTGGACGGGACCACCCAGGCGGTGCGCGTGATGTCGGCGCCTGCGGACGTCTCACGGCTCGAGCTCGTGGGCGGCCGCATGCCCGAGACGGACGACGAGATCGCGCTCGACTCGAACCTGGCCGGCACGTTCGCCCTCGGTGACACGTTCGGCGTCACCGAGAAGGCCGACGCCCTGTCCGACGCGACGTCGCTCACGAGAAACGCGTTCACCGTGGTGGGCTACGTCGACTCGCCCGAGATCCTCTCGTTCGTGAACATGGGGCAGTCGACGGCGGGCGCGGGCTCGCTCGCGGGCTACGCCGTGGTGGACCAGGGGGTCTTTGACGCGGACGTCTACACTCTGGCCCGCCTGCGCTTCTCGGACGCCGCGGGGCTCGACCCCTACTCCGATGCCTATCGCGACGTCGTCCAGGCGCACAAGGACGAGCTCCAGGGGCTTCTCGCCGCGCGCCCCCAGGAGCGCCTCGACGAGGTCAGGGCCTCCGGGCAGCAGGAGGTCGACGACGCCCAGGCCCAGCTCGACGACGCCCAGGCCCGGCTTGACGACACGAGCGCTCAGCTGAGCGACGCCTCCGCGCAGCTGGACGACGCGGCGGCGCAGATCGCGGCCGCGAAGGAGGAGCTCGCCTCGTCTGCGTCCGCGGGGCAGGCTCAGCTCGACGCCGCGCACGAGCGCCTCGCCTCCGCCGCCGGCCAGCTCTCCTCGGCGCGCGCGCAGCTCGACGCCTCGAAGGGCCAGACCGACGAGGGAGCGCGGCAGCTCGCGGACGGTCAGGCCGAGCTCGCCTCCCAGAAGGCGGGGCTCGACGGCCAGCAGGCGTCCTTCGACCAGGCGGCCGCCGCGTATGAGCAGGGGTGGGAGTCGGTGAGCGCGGGATGGCAGGCCAGTCAGGGCGCGTGGGCCCAGCTCGACGCCGTGCGCGACCAGATTCCCGCCCAGGTGGACCACTGGCAGGCGGCCGTCGCCGCCGACCCCACGGACGACGAGGCCACCACGCAGCTCGCGGCCTGGACCCAGCGCCAAGACCAGCTCGCCCAGCTCGACGAGCTCAAGGCCAGCTACGACCAGCTCGCGGCCTTCGCCGGCTCCAGAGACGACCTTGCCCAGCAGCTGGCACAGGCCCACGCGGCCTACGACGCGGCGGCAGCCACGCTCTCCCAGAAGTCCTCCGAGCTCGCCGACGCCCGCGTGGCCTACGACGCCGGCGAGGAGACCTACGCCCAGAACTACGCCGACTACCAGGACGGCGTCACGGCCTACCAGACCGCGCTGGCCTCCTACCGCCAGCAGCTCTCAGCTGCGAGCGACCAGATCCTAGACGCCCAGTCCCAGCTCGACGCCGGACGCCGGGAGTACGAGGACAACCTCGACGCCTTCAACGAGGCCCTGCCCGACGCCCAGTCCCAGATCACCGACGCCGCCGCCGAGCTTGCCGCCGCCCGCGCGCGTCTGGAGCGCCTCACCATGCCCTCCTACGAGACGGACACGCGCCGCGAGGCGCCGGGCTCGCAGGCCTACGCGACCTATGACACCATCTCCCAGATCGTGGACTCGCTTGCCCGCGTCTTTCCCGTCCTTCTGTACCTGGTGGCCGCCCTCGTCACGCTCTCCACGATGACGCGCATGGTCGACGAGGAGCGCGTCAACTCGGGGACCCTGAAGGCGCTCGGCTACTCGGACGCGGACATCGCCAAGAAGTTCGTGCTCTACGGGGCCCTCGCCGGGGGCGCCGGCGCGGCCCTGGGCATCGTGGCCGGCCACACCCTGATGCCCTGGATCGTCTACACGGCCTACGGCCACGCCTTCACCCTGCCTCCCATCCAGCTGGGCTTCTATCCCGGCATCACCGCGATCGCCCTGGCCCTGGCGGCGGTCTGCTCGGTTTTGCCCGCCTTCGTGGCGGTCAAGCGCGAGCTCCTGGCCCGACCCGCCGAGCTCCTGCTGCCCAAGCCGCCGCGCGGGGGCTCCAAGATCTTTCTCGAGCGCCTCACGCCCGTCTGGCGGCGGATGTCGTTCACCCACAAGGTCACGGCGAGAAACCTCTTTCGCTACAAGCAGCGCATGCTCATGACCGTGCTCGGCGTGGCCGGCGCCGTGTGCATGCTCGTGGCCGGCTTCGGCGTCCAGCACTCGATCTCGAAGATGGGGACCAGGCAGTTCGACGAGCTCCTGAACTACGACATGATCGTCGCTCGTACCCCGACCGCCACGGACTCCCAGCTCACAGACGTTGACGACCTCCTGGAATCCGACGCGGTCGCGGCTCACGCGCCCGTTCGCTACGAGAGCGTCTCGCGTGAGGGCGGGGCCAACCAGGACCGCCAGGACATCACCCTGCTCGTGCCCCAAGACGACGCCGCGCTCTGCGACTACGTGCTGCTCAACGACCGCACGAGCGGGGCGACGCTCGCCCTGCCCGACGAGGGCGCCGTCATCTCGGAGCGTCTGGCGAGCCTCTTGGGGCTCCAGGTGGGAGATACCCTCGACTTCACGGCCACTGACGGGGGAGCCCGCTCGACCACGGTCGCGGGAATCACCGAGATGTACATGGGCCACTTCATGTTCATGAGCCGCGAGGCCTACGAGGCCTGCTACGGCGCGGACTTCTCGTCGAACGCGGACCTCGTGCGGCTCTGTGACGGCTCCACGACCAGCGTCGAGGACGAGTCGGCACACTTCATGGACCTCGCCGGCGTGCGCGGCGTGGTCCAGAACACGGCACTCGAGGATCAGATCAACACGGTGGTGACCTCGCTCGACATGATCATGACCGTCCTTATCGTCGTGGCCACGCTGCTGGGGATCGTCATCATGTACAACCTCACCAACCTCAACGTCTCCGAGCGCATGCGCGAGCTCTCCACGATCAAGGTCCTGGGCTTTCACACCAACGAGGCGACCATGTACATCTACCGCGAGACGATCGCGCTCACCGCGCTCGGCCTTCTGGCGGGCTACGCCTTGGGCGTGGCGCTGCACGAGTACATCCTCGTCGTGGTGCCGCCCGACGAGGTCATGTTCAACCCGGCCCTCTCGGCAATCGAGTTCGCGGTGCCGGCCGCGGTCGTTGCCGCCATCACGGTGGTGCTGTACTTCGTGGTCGTCTACCGCCTGCGGCACGTGGACATGCTCGAGGCGCTCAAGAGCGTGGAGTAG
- a CDS encoding M18 family aminopeptidase produces MKDAQAAAGLVDFVRACPSMFHTASTIRAALDAAGFTYLPESSAWSMETGGRYYTVRNNSSVVALKVGSELDAYHFQLAAAHGDSPTFKVKAVPELTGPQEYLRLDVEAYGGMIDHTWLDRPLGIAGRVLVRDGAHVRSRLVNIEKDVALIPNVAIHLGREAGLEPHLSRAVDLFPLFSAGALPAGSFDEMVAASVGVDPVDVLARDLFLVNHEQPRVWGWADEFVSAGHLDDLECAYVALEAFLAADNPHDVSVYACFDNEEVGSNTKQGALSTLLRDALARTNAALGRTPEELQRALAASMLVSCDNAHALHPNHPEKYDEANRCRLNGGVVIKEAANQHYCTDAFSRAAFVAILDAARVPYQTFANRSDMAGGGTLGNLSNVQASMHAVDVGMPQLAMHSAYETTGAHDAALGIDAISAFFSTNVLIEGADSITLA; encoded by the coding sequence ATGAAAGACGCCCAGGCAGCCGCCGGCCTCGTGGACTTTGTCCGCGCATGTCCGAGCATGTTCCACACCGCATCCACCATCCGCGCCGCCCTCGACGCGGCCGGCTTCACCTATCTTCCCGAGTCTTCGGCCTGGTCGATGGAGACTGGCGGGCGCTACTACACCGTCCGCAACAACTCGAGCGTCGTGGCCCTCAAGGTGGGCTCCGAGCTCGACGCCTATCACTTCCAGCTCGCCGCCGCGCACGGTGACTCGCCCACGTTCAAGGTCAAGGCGGTGCCCGAGCTCACGGGTCCCCAGGAGTACCTGCGCCTCGACGTGGAGGCCTACGGCGGCATGATCGACCACACCTGGCTCGACCGACCGCTCGGCATCGCCGGACGCGTTCTGGTGCGCGACGGCGCGCACGTGAGGAGCCGCCTGGTCAACATCGAGAAGGACGTGGCCCTCATCCCCAACGTGGCCATCCACCTGGGCCGCGAGGCGGGCCTCGAGCCGCATCTCAGCCGCGCCGTCGACCTCTTCCCGCTCTTCTCGGCGGGGGCGCTGCCTGCGGGCTCCTTCGACGAGATGGTGGCTGCCTCGGTGGGCGTCGACCCCGTCGACGTGCTCGCCCGCGACCTCTTCCTCGTGAACCACGAGCAGCCGCGCGTCTGGGGCTGGGCCGACGAGTTCGTCTCGGCCGGGCACCTCGACGACCTCGAGTGTGCCTACGTGGCGCTCGAAGCGTTCCTCGCGGCCGACAATCCCCACGACGTCAGCGTCTACGCCTGCTTCGACAACGAGGAGGTGGGCTCCAACACCAAGCAGGGGGCCCTCTCCACCCTTCTGCGCGACGCGCTCGCGCGCACCAACGCCGCACTGGGCCGCACGCCGGAGGAGCTGCAGCGCGCGCTTGCGGCGTCGATGCTCGTGAGCTGCGACAACGCGCATGCCCTGCACCCCAACCACCCCGAGAAGTACGACGAGGCAAACCGCTGCCGGCTCAACGGCGGGGTCGTGATCAAGGAGGCCGCCAACCAGCACTACTGCACGGACGCCTTCAGCCGTGCCGCCTTCGTGGCGATTCTCGACGCGGCGCGGGTTCCCTACCAGACCTTTGCCAACCGCTCCGACATGGCCGGCGGCGGGACCCTCGGAAACCTCTCCAACGTCCAGGCGAGCATGCACGCCGTGGACGTGGGCATGCCCCAGCTCGCCATGCACTCGGCTTACGAGACGACTGGAGCCCATGACGCGGCCCTGGGAATAGACGCGATCTCCGCCTTCTTCTCCACGAACGTCCTGATAGAGGGGGCCGACTCCATCACGCTCGCGTAA
- a CDS encoding 3'-5' exonuclease, which translates to MDLSQAIECANAFVFPGFLTDDASLSAERSRNEEALGVLRSAWMDAPVGKEPFPYELVLDLADRNRDICDRFGTERLRSLSPSSLARGLPAADLIRAVAVLQRRSVAQVTALSGPDARDLNVAWVDAPVSGMVVGIDIETTERDPARGYIINVGLEFMTVGPKAKPHDPFVGYFGLPEMYATKGVPLTEIHQITWSDLAGRVPFREDKQVQKALLATLCAYPFMAHNAAFEDSWFMLHIDGYAGARKDGRIVPIDTRDVCRRVDPEVRILPHETRPASLQSWAQRRGTLKAGESERHLGLDDVELMLATVQAEFAERNML; encoded by the coding sequence ATGGACCTCAGCCAAGCGATCGAGTGCGCAAACGCCTTCGTCTTCCCGGGATTTCTCACGGATGACGCGTCACTGTCCGCGGAGCGCTCCAGAAACGAGGAGGCGCTCGGGGTCCTCAGGTCCGCCTGGATGGACGCCCCGGTGGGCAAGGAGCCCTTCCCCTACGAGCTCGTGCTCGACCTCGCCGACCGCAACCGAGACATCTGCGACCGCTTCGGCACCGAGCGCCTGCGCAGCCTCTCTCCCTCGAGCCTCGCGCGCGGCCTGCCCGCCGCCGACCTCATCCGCGCGGTCGCCGTGCTCCAGCGCAGAAGCGTGGCGCAGGTCACGGCCCTGTCGGGCCCGGATGCGCGCGACCTCAACGTGGCCTGGGTGGACGCCCCGGTCTCGGGCATGGTCGTGGGCATAGACATCGAGACCACCGAGCGCGACCCGGCGCGCGGCTACATCATCAACGTTGGCCTCGAGTTCATGACGGTGGGCCCCAAGGCCAAGCCCCACGACCCCTTCGTCGGCTACTTCGGCCTGCCCGAGATGTATGCCACCAAGGGCGTGCCCCTCACGGAGATCCACCAGATCACCTGGTCTGACCTTGCGGGCAGGGTGCCCTTCCGCGAGGACAAGCAGGTCCAGAAGGCGCTTCTCGCCACGCTGTGCGCCTATCCCTTCATGGCGCACAACGCGGCCTTCGAGGACTCCTGGTTCATGCTGCACATCGACGGCTATGCGGGGGCGCGCAAGGACGGGCGCATCGTGCCCATCGACACGCGCGACGTCTGCCGCCGCGTGGACCCCGAGGTCCGCATCCTGCCGCACGAGACGCGGCCCGCCTCCCTGCAGAGCTGGGCCCAGCGGCGCGGCACGCTCAAGGCGGGGGAGTCGGAGCGGCACCTGGGCCTCGACGACGTGGAGCTCATGCTCGCCACCGTCCAGGCGGAGTTCGCCGAGAGGAACATGCTGTAG
- a CDS encoding GntR family transcriptional regulator, with protein sequence MEIIISNSSDKPIYEQIATQVRTAVMTGALSEGERLPSIRGLAAQLRISAITTKRAYQDLEAQGLIHTVPGKGCFVSEANVELLREERLRMVEASLARAVSDARAAGIGGDELREMLDLQLQLEDR encoded by the coding sequence GTGGAGATCATCATCTCCAACTCGTCCGACAAGCCCATCTACGAGCAGATCGCCACGCAGGTGCGCACCGCCGTCATGACAGGCGCGCTCTCGGAGGGCGAGCGGCTGCCCTCGATTCGAGGCCTCGCCGCGCAGCTTCGCATCAGCGCTATCACCACCAAACGCGCCTACCAGGACCTGGAGGCACAGGGCCTCATCCACACGGTCCCCGGAAAGGGGTGCTTCGTCTCTGAGGCCAACGTCGAGCTCCTGCGCGAGGAGCGCCTGCGCATGGTGGAGGCGTCGCTCGCGCGCGCCGTGTCCGACGCGCGGGCCGCCGGCATCGGAGGCGACGAGCTTCGCGAAATGCTCGACCTACAACTACAACTGGAGGATCGATGA
- a CDS encoding ABC transporter ATP-binding protein, which translates to MRPETESDLRAVDVTKRYPGFSLEGVTLEIPRGFVVGLVGQNGAGKTTLMRALLGSVRVDAGHVELFGQDLCALGDPQRAALRARVGYVGAICSYPPTMTVAQVAHMSALAFPRFDREVFEGLCRRLGLTGGGKGSRSVKELSRGMGMKLQLCCAMAAGSDLLVLDEPTSGLDPIVRDEVLDVIRVWMEAEGRSALISSHITSDLEKIADYVVMLDGGRVALSCARDVIDDEMGIAHLRGAELERVLSEGRVAAPGEARVLKRDLSFELLVSDRTAFARAYPDYVCDRATIDDVMALMIKGEVR; encoded by the coding sequence ATGAGACCAGAGACAGAAAGCGACCTGCGCGCCGTCGACGTGACCAAGCGCTACCCGGGCTTCTCGCTCGAGGGGGTGACGCTCGAGATACCGCGCGGCTTCGTCGTGGGCCTCGTGGGCCAAAACGGCGCCGGAAAGACCACCTTGATGCGGGCCCTCTTGGGCAGCGTCCGCGTCGATGCGGGGCACGTGGAGCTCTTTGGCCAGGACCTCTGCGCCCTCGGCGACCCCCAGCGCGCAGCCCTGCGCGCGCGGGTGGGCTACGTGGGCGCCATCTGCTCCTATCCGCCCACCATGACCGTGGCGCAGGTTGCCCACATGAGCGCGCTTGCGTTTCCCCGCTTCGACCGAGAGGTCTTCGAGGGGCTCTGCCGGCGTCTGGGCCTCACCGGGGGCGGAAAGGGGTCGCGCAGCGTCAAGGAGCTCTCGCGCGGCATGGGCATGAAGCTGCAGCTTTGCTGCGCCATGGCCGCGGGAAGCGACCTGCTCGTTCTGGACGAGCCCACGAGCGGCCTCGACCCGATCGTGCGCGACGAGGTGCTCGACGTCATCCGCGTGTGGATGGAGGCGGAGGGCCGAAGCGCCCTCATCTCGAGCCACATCACGAGCGACCTCGAGAAAATCGCCGATTACGTGGTCATGCTCGACGGCGGACGCGTAGCGCTCTCGTGCGCCCGCGACGTTATCGACGACGAGATGGGAATCGCCCACCTGCGCGGGGCCGAGCTCGAGCGCGTGCTCTCCGAGGGGCGCGTGGCCGCCCCCGGAGAGGCACGCGTCCTCAAACGTGACCTGAGCTTCGAGCTGCTCGTAAGCGACCGCACGGCGTTTGCTCGCGCCTACCCCGACTACGTCTGCGACCGAGCGACCATCGACGACGTGATGGCGCTCATGATCAAGGGAGAGGTGAGGTAG
- a CDS encoding LysR substrate-binding domain-containing protein — MKTTAEHILRQPVDVSFTTGRTCLENLRARRLDALVTIGALREPDVTCVTLGTMPPYALMSGTNSLALKAELTLEDINACPVVFSRDFDHFNESVCRTYLDRGMSSELVELTSERESIDFFERRGGLALIAGGKFASPTGRVVARPIAEKDRVMVPICLLSLGTLDVSCEEIRGTLAQTSLFA, encoded by the coding sequence ATCAAGACAACCGCCGAGCACATCCTGAGGCAACCGGTGGACGTCTCGTTCACAACGGGGAGGACCTGCCTCGAAAACCTCAGGGCGCGCCGCCTGGACGCGCTCGTCACGATCGGTGCCCTCAGGGAGCCTGACGTCACCTGCGTCACCCTGGGGACGATGCCTCCCTACGCGCTCATGTCGGGCACGAATTCCCTCGCGCTCAAGGCGGAGCTGACGCTCGAGGACATCAACGCCTGCCCCGTGGTCTTCTCGCGCGACTTCGACCACTTCAACGAGTCGGTGTGCCGGACCTATCTCGACCGGGGCATGAGCTCCGAGCTCGTCGAGCTCACGAGCGAGCGTGAGAGCATCGACTTCTTCGAGCGCAGGGGCGGCCTCGCGCTTATCGCGGGGGGCAAGTTCGCGAGCCCCACGGGTCGGGTGGTCGCACGACCGATTGCCGAGAAGGACCGCGTGATGGTGCCCATCTGCCTTCTGTCCCTGGGCACGCTCGACGTGAGCTGCGAGGAGATCAGGGGCACCCTGGCGCAGACGAGCCTCTTCGCGTAG